The following proteins are encoded in a genomic region of Variovorax paradoxus:
- a CDS encoding sigma 54-interacting transcriptional regulator — protein MSTTGARLLVVDDDADMLRLLSMRLSSVGYQVTAVTSAETALTQLEIEHPQLVLSDVRLPGRDGLQLFDEIRKRHPSLPVILLTAHGTIPDAVEATARGVFTYLTKPYDGRELLDKIAQALALGAPASTPAKAGDESWRAEIVSRSNRMSELLAEARMVAKSDASVLLRGDSGAGKELLARAIHRASARAEKPFVAVNCGAIPEALLESELFGHMKGAFTDAHANHKGLFQQADGGTLLLDEIGDMPPALQVKLLRVLQERAVRPLGASQSIEVDVRIISATHRDLDVAMEAGQFREDLYYRLNVVTLTLPPLSARREDIPLLANHFLQKLSTKYGKRLSGFAPEALKALATAAWPGNVRQLYNVVEQVCALSSSPLIPLALVQRALRVPTVEVQTYAEAKQRFERDYLVGLLKLTDGNVADAARLADRNRTEFYRLLQKHELTPGHFKADAVAPGSEPVAD, from the coding sequence ATGAGCACGACCGGCGCACGCCTGCTGGTGGTGGACGACGACGCCGACATGCTGCGGCTGCTCTCGATGCGGCTGAGTTCGGTGGGCTACCAGGTCACGGCCGTGACTTCGGCCGAGACCGCGCTCACGCAGCTCGAGATCGAGCATCCGCAACTCGTGCTCAGCGACGTGCGGCTGCCCGGACGCGACGGACTCCAGCTGTTCGACGAAATCAGGAAGCGCCACCCTTCGCTGCCGGTGATCCTGCTCACGGCCCACGGCACCATCCCCGATGCGGTCGAGGCCACCGCGCGAGGCGTGTTCACCTACCTCACCAAGCCCTACGACGGCCGGGAGCTGCTCGACAAGATCGCCCAGGCGCTGGCGCTCGGCGCACCGGCCAGCACGCCGGCCAAGGCGGGCGACGAAAGCTGGCGCGCCGAAATCGTGAGCCGCAGCAACCGCATGTCCGAGCTGCTGGCCGAAGCCCGCATGGTCGCCAAGTCGGACGCCTCGGTGCTGCTGCGCGGCGACAGCGGCGCCGGCAAGGAACTGCTGGCGCGTGCCATTCACCGCGCCAGCGCCCGCGCCGAGAAGCCCTTCGTGGCCGTCAATTGCGGCGCCATTCCCGAGGCGCTGCTCGAGTCGGAACTGTTCGGCCACATGAAGGGCGCCTTCACCGACGCGCATGCCAACCACAAGGGCCTGTTCCAGCAGGCCGACGGCGGCACGCTGCTGCTCGACGAAATCGGGGACATGCCACCCGCCCTGCAGGTCAAGCTGCTGCGCGTGCTGCAGGAGCGCGCGGTGCGCCCGCTCGGCGCCAGCCAGTCGATCGAGGTCGACGTGCGCATCATCTCGGCCACCCACCGCGACCTGGACGTGGCCATGGAAGCAGGCCAGTTCCGCGAAGACCTCTACTACCGGCTCAACGTGGTCACGCTCACGCTGCCGCCGCTGTCGGCCCGGCGCGAAGACATTCCGCTCCTGGCCAACCACTTCCTGCAGAAGCTCTCGACCAAGTACGGCAAGCGGCTCTCCGGCTTCGCGCCCGAGGCGCTCAAGGCGCTGGCGACCGCGGCCTGGCCCGGCAATGTGCGGCAGCTCTACAACGTGGTGGAGCAGGTCTGCGCGCTTTCGAGCTCGCCGCTGATCCCGCTGGCGCTGGTGCAGCGGGCGCTGCGCGTGCCGACGGTCGAGGTCCAGACCTATGCCGAGGCCAAGCAGCGTTTCGAGCGCGATTACCTGGTCGGCCTGCTCAAGCTGACCGACGGCAACGTGGCCGACGCCGCCCGGCTGGCCGACCGCAACCGCACCGAGTTCTACCGCCTGCTGCAGAAGCACGAACTCACGCCGGGGCACTTCAAGGCCGATGCTGTCGCTCCAGGCAGCGAGCCTGTCGCCGACTAG
- the mdoH gene encoding glucans biosynthesis glucosyltransferase MdoH, with translation MKPNDFSQLNVLTEADFSHRSPVREERHPNSVTAPPVNRGSMVPRPWRGFWNSIGTALLVKLGAGGKPESETAEAGAQVKQPWQRAAARRRNAFMLLTVLSTVIASTLFAGVQPDYDNVWLEYGQIGLYGLLSGWVVTGFVTALMGFYVSVRGDKHALSVKQVAHHPMNPEARTAIIMPICNEDVATVFAGLRATCESVAATGHARQFDVFVLSDSYTPETAAAERAAWEDLRAALADSPNQPQVEVYYRLRTRRTHRKAGNVADFCRRWGKDYRYMVVLDADSVMSGDCLTSMVKLMEANPTAGIIQTATQAIGHVTLHARAQQFASRVTGRLFTLGMQFWQLGESHYWGHNAIIRVEPFMKHCALAPIKGTGGMSGGIMSHDFVEAALMRRAGYNVWLCADLVGSYEQQPPDLLAELQRDRRWCQGNLQNARLMAEPGLHPVHRAMFVTGTMAYASAPLWLAFLTLGTALWLSGSSLISSWSVLPAELAGLWVWTLCLLFLPRLLGIAAVLMRGEQRQYGGLWGLVKSSVLESGLAIVQAPVRMLAHSLFVLVALTGIKLDWKSPPREAAAVPWKIAVSQLAPMSLVVGALALGVAMIDPSALIWLMPVGLPLLLAIPLTVLTSQIALGTSLRDRGFLLIPEESRSPAVLRRAWMHAVRLARPAALATA, from the coding sequence ATGAAGCCGAACGACTTCTCGCAACTGAACGTGCTGACCGAAGCCGACTTTTCGCACCGCAGCCCGGTGCGCGAAGAACGCCACCCCAATTCCGTGACCGCTCCGCCGGTCAACCGCGGCTCCATGGTGCCCCGCCCCTGGCGCGGCTTCTGGAACAGCATCGGCACTGCCCTGCTGGTCAAGCTCGGCGCCGGCGGCAAGCCGGAAAGCGAAACCGCCGAAGCCGGCGCACAGGTCAAGCAGCCGTGGCAGCGCGCCGCGGCCCGCCGCCGCAACGCCTTCATGCTGCTCACCGTGCTGAGCACCGTGATCGCCTCCACGCTGTTTGCCGGCGTGCAACCCGACTACGACAACGTCTGGCTCGAATACGGCCAGATCGGCCTGTACGGCCTGCTGTCGGGCTGGGTCGTCACCGGCTTCGTCACGGCACTGATGGGCTTCTACGTCTCGGTGCGCGGTGACAAGCACGCGCTCTCGGTCAAGCAGGTGGCCCACCACCCGATGAACCCCGAAGCACGCACCGCGATCATCATGCCGATCTGCAACGAAGACGTTGCCACGGTGTTCGCCGGCCTGCGCGCCACTTGCGAATCGGTCGCGGCCACCGGCCACGCCAGGCAGTTCGACGTGTTCGTGCTGTCCGACAGCTACACGCCCGAAACCGCCGCCGCCGAGCGCGCCGCCTGGGAAGACCTTCGCGCCGCGCTGGCCGACAGCCCGAACCAGCCGCAGGTCGAGGTGTACTACCGCCTGCGCACCCGCCGCACGCACCGCAAGGCCGGCAACGTGGCCGACTTCTGCCGCCGCTGGGGCAAGGACTACCGCTACATGGTCGTGCTCGACGCCGACTCCGTGATGAGCGGCGACTGCCTGACCTCGATGGTCAAGCTGATGGAAGCCAACCCGACCGCCGGCATCATCCAGACCGCCACGCAGGCCATCGGCCACGTGACGCTGCATGCCCGCGCACAGCAATTCGCTTCCCGCGTGACGGGCCGCCTGTTCACGCTGGGCATGCAGTTCTGGCAACTGGGCGAATCGCACTACTGGGGCCACAACGCGATCATCCGCGTCGAGCCCTTCATGAAGCACTGCGCGCTGGCGCCCATCAAGGGCACCGGCGGCATGTCGGGCGGCATCATGTCGCACGACTTCGTCGAAGCCGCGCTGATGCGCCGCGCGGGCTACAACGTGTGGCTTTGCGCCGACCTGGTCGGCAGCTACGAACAGCAACCGCCAGACCTGCTGGCCGAACTGCAGCGCGACCGCCGCTGGTGCCAGGGCAACCTGCAGAACGCCCGCCTGATGGCCGAGCCCGGCCTCCACCCGGTACACCGCGCGATGTTCGTGACCGGCACCATGGCATATGCCTCGGCACCGCTGTGGCTTGCGTTCCTGACGCTCGGCACCGCGCTGTGGCTCAGCGGCTCGAGCCTGATCTCCAGCTGGAGCGTGCTGCCGGCGGAACTGGCCGGCCTGTGGGTCTGGACCCTGTGCCTGTTGTTCCTGCCCCGCCTGCTCGGCATCGCTGCCGTGCTGATGCGCGGCGAGCAACGCCAGTACGGCGGCCTGTGGGGCCTGGTGAAGAGCTCGGTGCTCGAAAGCGGCCTGGCCATCGTGCAAGCGCCGGTTCGCATGCTGGCGCATTCGCTGTTCGTGCTGGTTGCCCTCACCGGCATCAAGCTCGACTGGAAGTCGCCTCCGCGCGAAGCCGCTGCCGTGCCGTGGAAGATTGCCGTGTCGCAGCTCGCTCCCATGAGCCTGGTGGTCGGCGCGCTGGCCCTCGGCGTCGCAATGATCGATCCGAGCGCGCTGATCTGGCTCATGCCGGTCGGCCTGCCGCTGCTGCTGGCCATTCCGCTGACCGTGCTGACCAGCCAGATCGCCCTGGGCACGTCGCTGCGCGACCGCGGCTTCCTGCTGATTCCCGAGGAATCGCGTTCGCCGGCCGTGCTGCGCCGCGCCTGGATGCATGCGGTGCGCCTTGCGCGCCCTGCGGCACTGGCGACGGCCTGA
- the ffh gene encoding signal recognition particle protein — protein MATALTEKFSRLVKTMSGQARITESNVQDMLREVRMALLEADVALPVVRDFVARVKEKSLGQEVLGSLKPGQALVGIVNRELAATMGEGISDINLAAQPPAVILMAGLQGAGKTTTTAKLAKHLIEKRKKKVLTVSGDVYRPAAIEQLKMVTKQAGAEWFPSTPDQKPLDIARAALDHAKRHFFDVLLVDTAGRLAIDEVLMTEIKQLHGALDPVETLFVVDAMQGQDAINTAKAFKEALPLTGIILTKTDGDSRGGAALSVRQVTGVPIKFAGTSEKIDGLEVFDAERHAGRILGMGDIVALVEQVTAGVDVAAAQKLAAKVKSGAGFDLNDFLGQLQQMKQMGGLSSLMDKLPQQMAAKATEADMTRAERDIRRKEGIIQSMTPLERRKPELLKATRKRRIAAGAGVQVQEVNRLLNEFEQMQGMMKKMKGGGLMKMMKKMGGMKGMGGMGGPGGPKLPF, from the coding sequence ATGGCCACCGCCCTCACAGAAAAGTTCTCCCGCCTCGTCAAGACGATGAGCGGCCAGGCGCGCATCACCGAAAGCAACGTGCAGGACATGCTGCGCGAAGTGCGCATGGCCTTGCTCGAAGCCGACGTGGCACTGCCGGTGGTGCGCGATTTCGTGGCGCGCGTGAAGGAAAAGTCGCTCGGCCAGGAAGTGCTGGGCTCGCTCAAGCCGGGCCAGGCACTGGTCGGCATCGTGAACCGCGAGCTCGCCGCCACCATGGGCGAGGGCATTTCCGACATCAACCTCGCGGCGCAGCCGCCCGCGGTGATCCTGATGGCCGGCCTGCAGGGCGCGGGCAAGACCACCACCACCGCCAAGCTGGCCAAGCACCTGATCGAAAAGCGCAAGAAGAAGGTGCTGACCGTGTCGGGCGACGTCTATCGGCCCGCCGCCATCGAGCAGCTCAAGATGGTGACCAAGCAGGCCGGCGCCGAATGGTTCCCGAGCACGCCCGACCAGAAGCCGCTCGACATCGCACGCGCCGCGCTCGACCATGCCAAGCGCCATTTCTTCGACGTGCTGCTGGTCGACACGGCAGGCCGCCTCGCCATCGACGAAGTGCTGATGACCGAAATCAAGCAGCTGCACGGCGCGCTCGACCCGGTCGAAACCCTGTTCGTGGTCGACGCAATGCAGGGCCAGGACGCTATCAACACCGCCAAGGCCTTCAAGGAGGCGCTGCCGCTCACCGGCATCATCCTGACCAAGACCGACGGCGATTCGCGCGGCGGTGCGGCGCTGTCGGTGCGGCAGGTCACGGGCGTGCCGATCAAGTTCGCCGGCACCAGCGAGAAGATCGACGGCCTCGAGGTGTTCGACGCCGAGCGCCATGCGGGCCGCATCCTCGGCATGGGCGACATCGTCGCGCTGGTCGAGCAGGTCACGGCCGGCGTCGACGTGGCGGCGGCGCAGAAGCTCGCGGCCAAGGTGAAAAGCGGTGCGGGCTTCGACCTGAACGACTTCCTCGGCCAGCTGCAGCAGATGAAGCAGATGGGCGGCCTTTCCAGCCTGATGGACAAGCTGCCGCAGCAGATGGCCGCCAAGGCCACCGAGGCCGACATGACCCGTGCCGAACGCGATATCCGCCGCAAGGAAGGGATCATCCAGAGCATGACGCCGCTCGAGCGCCGCAAGCCCGAACTGCTGAAGGCCACCCGCAAGCGCCGCATTGCGGCCGGCGCGGGCGTGCAGGTTCAGGAAGTGAACCGCCTGCTCAACGAGTTCGAGCAGATGCAGGGAATGATGAAGAAGATGAAGGGCGGCGGCCTGATGAAGATGATGAAGAAGATGGGCGGCATGAAGGGCATGGGCGGGATGGGTGGTCCCGGCGGGCCGAAGCTCCCGTTCTAG
- a CDS encoding cytochrome C assembly family protein, protein MILAIPSPLAVALGIATAAAYGFAAAAGARLSRKATQWALGLAWLLHAAVLGHGLVGSEPRFGFAPALSVTAWLVLTVYAVESRMYPQLKVRRALAWLGAAAVLLAILFPGTPLHVSASPWLPLHLALGIASYGLFGAAVVHAWLITRAEKQIRLATEPQAGVPLLTLERLTFRFVTAGFVLLSATLLAGLLFSETLYGAAVRGWKWDHKTVFSVLAWISFAVLLVGRARFGWRGRTARRVLYAGSALLLLAYVGSRFVLEVVLARGTT, encoded by the coding sequence ATGATTTTAGCGATCCCCTCCCCACTTGCCGTGGCGCTGGGCATCGCCACCGCGGCTGCCTACGGATTTGCCGCTGCCGCGGGTGCCCGCCTGAGCCGCAAAGCTACCCAGTGGGCCCTTGGGCTCGCGTGGCTGCTGCATGCCGCGGTGCTGGGCCACGGCCTGGTCGGCAGCGAACCGAGGTTCGGTTTTGCACCGGCACTTTCCGTCACGGCGTGGCTGGTGCTCACGGTCTACGCGGTCGAAAGCCGCATGTACCCGCAGCTGAAGGTGCGGCGGGCGCTGGCTTGGCTCGGCGCGGCCGCGGTGCTGCTGGCCATTCTGTTTCCCGGCACGCCGCTGCACGTCTCGGCGTCGCCCTGGCTGCCGCTGCACCTGGCGCTCGGCATCGCCTCCTACGGATTGTTCGGCGCCGCGGTGGTGCATGCCTGGCTCATCACGCGGGCTGAAAAACAGATCCGCCTCGCCACCGAGCCGCAGGCCGGCGTGCCGCTGCTCACGCTCGAACGGCTCACCTTCCGCTTCGTCACGGCGGGCTTCGTGCTGCTTTCCGCCACGCTGCTCGCCGGCCTTTTGTTCAGCGAAACGCTGTACGGCGCCGCCGTTCGCGGATGGAAGTGGGACCACAAGACGGTGTTCTCGGTGCTTGCGTGGATCAGCTTTGCCGTGCTGCTGGTCGGCCGTGCCCGCTTCGGCTGGCGCGGCCGCACGGCGCGCCGCGTGCTGTACGCCGGCTCCGCGCTGTTGCTGCTGGCGTATGTGGGCTCGCGCTTCGTGCTCGAAGTGGTGCTGGCGCGCGGCACGACATGA
- a CDS encoding PP0621 family protein: MKYLLVLAVLWVAIWLWRKNRREEMRDAQREKAARAQRQPAAPAPPKAMLRCAHCGLHLPASDALGGPGDAVYCSAAHREAAERG; the protein is encoded by the coding sequence ATGAAGTACCTGCTGGTTCTCGCGGTGCTGTGGGTGGCGATCTGGCTCTGGCGCAAGAACCGCCGGGAAGAAATGCGTGACGCCCAGCGCGAGAAAGCGGCCCGCGCCCAGCGCCAGCCCGCCGCGCCGGCACCGCCCAAGGCCATGCTGCGCTGTGCCCATTGCGGCTTGCATCTGCCTGCGAGCGATGCGCTCGGCGGCCCGGGCGATGCGGTCTACTGCAGTGCTGCGCACCGTGAAGCCGCCGAACGCGGCTGA
- a CDS encoding two-component system sensor histidine kinase NtrB — translation MSSSLWSRAEAITDWDVLEPGRSESAALLRLWRGFMAARCFVALVLVLLQGVALALGQTMQPLAVALSAGYLVATWLGARYAHFTPPIRGFATLWFLTIGIDLGTFTALQVLQGGNINYTPLFALPVLMSAVLGTVTVGLGTTATVTLLLLADAGWHWLQQPVDSSTRFVQAALTGTGLFVVALLAHELARRLAREEATAERNRSSAQMQAQVNDLVIETLSEGVLVIDAEGLVHAANPAADAILGQGLAKLPLPFALHTQPAWHALAALARQTFARRAPQSEEIPVAQARGAAREVRVRTRLTPTSDQRVDSLCVMFLQDLRELEARIRTEKLAAMGRMSAAVAHEIRNPLAAITQASALLNEDLTDPAHRKLTSMVQHNAQRLARIVDDVLDVSRARQQRVLSLGEQLVLDPAVRALAEEWVRQTQRQGVLITLDAADSEVRFDAEHLRRLLVNLLDNAARYAGKREGSIQVVTTTQRGSSGRPSLQVWSDGAPLEPAVQRHLFEPFFSSESRSSGLGLFLCRELCRRHGATIGYERRALVAGGPEGNEFFVSFAPSENRLTQ, via the coding sequence ATGAGCTCCTCCCTCTGGTCGCGCGCCGAGGCCATCACCGACTGGGACGTGCTCGAGCCGGGGCGCAGCGAAAGCGCTGCGCTGCTCCGGCTGTGGCGCGGCTTCATGGCGGCACGCTGCTTCGTGGCGCTGGTGCTGGTGCTGCTTCAGGGCGTGGCCCTCGCGCTCGGCCAGACGATGCAGCCGCTGGCCGTTGCGCTGTCGGCCGGCTACCTGGTCGCCACCTGGCTGGGTGCCCGCTACGCGCATTTCACGCCGCCGATCCGGGGTTTCGCAACGCTCTGGTTCCTGACCATCGGCATCGACCTGGGCACCTTCACGGCGCTCCAGGTGCTGCAGGGCGGCAACATCAACTACACCCCGCTGTTCGCGCTGCCAGTGCTCATGAGCGCGGTGCTCGGCACGGTGACCGTGGGCCTCGGAACCACGGCCACCGTCACGCTGCTGCTGCTGGCCGACGCGGGCTGGCACTGGCTGCAGCAGCCGGTCGATTCCTCCACGCGCTTCGTGCAGGCGGCGCTCACGGGGACCGGACTCTTCGTGGTGGCGCTGCTGGCGCACGAACTCGCGCGGCGGCTCGCACGCGAGGAAGCCACCGCCGAGCGCAATCGCAGCAGCGCGCAGATGCAGGCGCAGGTCAACGACCTGGTGATCGAAACGCTGAGTGAAGGCGTGCTGGTGATCGACGCCGAAGGCCTGGTGCACGCGGCCAATCCGGCGGCCGACGCCATCCTCGGACAAGGCCTGGCCAAGCTTCCCCTCCCCTTCGCCTTGCACACGCAACCTGCCTGGCATGCACTGGCCGCGCTGGCGCGCCAGACCTTTGCGCGGCGCGCGCCGCAATCCGAGGAAATTCCGGTGGCGCAGGCGCGCGGCGCGGCGCGCGAAGTGCGCGTGCGCACGCGGCTCACGCCCACCAGCGACCAGCGCGTCGACAGCCTCTGCGTGATGTTCCTGCAAGACCTGCGCGAACTCGAGGCCCGCATCCGCACCGAGAAGCTCGCGGCCATGGGCCGCATGTCGGCCGCGGTGGCGCACGAAATCCGCAATCCGCTGGCGGCCATCACGCAGGCCAGCGCGCTGCTCAACGAAGACCTCACCGATCCCGCGCACCGCAAGCTGACCAGCATGGTGCAGCACAACGCACAGCGGCTCGCGCGCATCGTGGACGACGTGCTCGACGTTTCGCGGGCGCGCCAGCAGCGTGTGCTCTCGCTCGGCGAACAGCTCGTGCTCGACCCCGCGGTGCGGGCACTGGCCGAAGAATGGGTGCGGCAGACGCAGCGCCAGGGCGTGCTGATCACGCTCGATGCGGCCGACAGCGAAGTACGCTTCGACGCCGAACACCTGCGCCGGCTGCTCGTGAACCTGCTCGACAACGCGGCGCGCTATGCCGGCAAGCGCGAGGGCTCGATCCAGGTCGTCACCACCACGCAGCGCGGCAGTTCCGGCCGGCCGAGCCTTCAGGTGTGGAGCGACGGCGCACCGCTGGAGCCGGCGGTGCAGCGCCACCTGTTCGAGCCTTTCTTCTCTTCCGAAAGCCGCTCCAGCGGTCTCGGCCTGTTCCTGTGCCGCGAACTGTGCCGGCGCCATGGCGCCACCATCGGCTACGAGCGCCGCGCGCTGGTCGCGGGCGGACCCGAGGGCAACGAATTCTTCGTCAGCTTCGCGCCGAGCGAAAACCGGCTGACACAATAG
- a CDS encoding sigma-54-dependent transcriptional regulator, which produces MQRPANILVIDDEPDLRTLYELTLLREGYRVEAAGSVSEAWEHLEAGQFDAVITDMRLPDGQGMEIIHRIQKDQRSERCVVMTAYGSAENAVEALKAGAFDYLTKPVDLKQFRAVVASAVQAQQVASAKVMRATPAAQGERAVDTPAVPGSGIAALDRLVGDSEPMRLVKSRIAKVARGMAPVLVRGESGTGKELVARAVHACSQRSDGPFVAVNCGAIPENLLEAEFFGARKGSYTGSSQDRDGYFQAARGGTLFLDEIGDLPLAMQSKLLRAIQERSVRSIGSTQEDAVDVRIVSATHKDLHAEVHAGRFRQDLFYRLNVIEIAVPALRDRREDLPALCAALLTRIAHDGGLPVPHLSAELLRRLAQHPLHGNVRELENLLHRAVALNDGDELHLDLMGAGQLAAMPSGSAIAAPESALPSSSPTAAGDELLATAAPSATVFAEPKTPPPPLPSDLQAYLDQQEREILVRALHESGFNRTAAAARLGMSLRQIRYRIARLGITTPNGDEGVPSNADD; this is translated from the coding sequence ATGCAGCGTCCGGCCAATATCCTGGTCATCGACGACGAACCCGACCTGCGCACGCTGTACGAGCTGACGCTGCTGCGCGAGGGCTACCGCGTGGAGGCCGCGGGCAGCGTTTCGGAAGCATGGGAGCACCTCGAAGCCGGCCAGTTCGATGCGGTGATCACCGACATGCGGTTGCCCGACGGCCAAGGCATGGAAATCATCCATCGCATCCAGAAGGACCAGCGCAGCGAGCGCTGCGTGGTGATGACGGCCTACGGCTCCGCCGAGAACGCGGTCGAGGCGCTGAAGGCCGGCGCGTTCGACTACCTGACCAAGCCGGTCGACCTGAAGCAGTTCCGCGCCGTGGTCGCTTCCGCGGTGCAGGCGCAGCAGGTGGCGTCAGCCAAGGTCATGCGGGCAACACCGGCGGCACAAGGCGAACGCGCCGTCGACACACCCGCCGTTCCAGGCAGCGGCATCGCGGCGCTCGACCGGCTGGTGGGCGACTCGGAGCCGATGCGCCTCGTCAAGTCGCGCATCGCCAAAGTGGCTCGCGGCATGGCGCCGGTGCTGGTGCGCGGCGAATCCGGCACCGGCAAGGAGCTGGTGGCGCGCGCCGTGCATGCCTGCAGCCAGCGCAGCGACGGCCCGTTCGTCGCGGTGAACTGCGGCGCCATTCCCGAGAACCTGCTCGAAGCCGAATTCTTCGGCGCGCGCAAGGGCTCGTACACCGGCTCGTCGCAAGACCGCGACGGCTACTTCCAGGCCGCGCGCGGCGGCACGCTGTTCCTCGATGAAATCGGCGACCTGCCGCTGGCGATGCAGTCCAAGCTGCTGCGCGCGATCCAGGAGCGCAGCGTGCGTTCCATCGGTTCGACGCAGGAAGACGCGGTCGACGTTCGCATCGTGAGCGCCACGCACAAGGATCTGCACGCCGAGGTCCATGCCGGCCGGTTCCGCCAGGACCTCTTCTACCGGCTCAACGTGATCGAGATTGCGGTGCCCGCCCTGCGCGACCGGCGCGAAGACCTGCCGGCCCTGTGTGCCGCGCTGCTCACGCGCATTGCGCACGACGGCGGGCTGCCGGTGCCGCATCTTTCCGCCGAACTGCTGCGCCGTCTTGCGCAGCATCCGCTGCACGGCAATGTGCGGGAACTCGAAAACCTGCTGCACCGCGCGGTGGCGCTCAACGACGGTGACGAACTGCACCTGGATCTGATGGGAGCGGGGCAGCTCGCCGCGATGCCCTCCGGCTCAGCCATTGCTGCGCCCGAATCCGCGCTTCCCTCTTCTTCTCCGACCGCGGCGGGCGACGAACTGCTCGCCACGGCCGCGCCAAGCGCCACGGTATTCGCAGAGCCCAAGACCCCACCGCCTCCGCTGCCGTCCGATCTGCAGGCTTACCTCGATCAGCAGGAGCGCGAGATTCTCGTGCGCGCACTGCACGAGAGCGGCTTCAACCGCACGGCCGCTGCCGCGCGGCTCGGCATGAGCCTGCGCCAGATCCGTTACCGCATCGCGCGGCTGGGCATCACCACGCCCAACGGCGACGAAGGTGTCCCGAGCAATGCCGACGACTGA
- the ampD gene encoding 1,6-anhydro-N-acetylmuramyl-L-alanine amidase AmpD, with product MPTTEATSNTGDDGLWRAGWYRFASALRSPNFGPRPAGAQTDLIVLHSISLPPGEYGGDAVQQLFANQLDWDAHPYFQSIRGLEVSSHFYVRRNGELWQFVSCDDRAWHAGVSSWRGRENCNDDSIGIELEGLEGEPFEEPQYETLASLCPAIAQHYAIAYIAGHEHIAPGRKQDPGPGFDWHLLRGQLGWSARMFPGQVLQR from the coding sequence ATGCCGACGACTGAAGCCACGTCGAACACCGGGGACGACGGCCTCTGGCGCGCCGGCTGGTACCGCTTCGCCAGCGCCTTGCGCTCGCCGAATTTCGGCCCCAGGCCGGCGGGCGCGCAGACCGACCTGATCGTGCTGCATTCGATCAGCCTGCCGCCCGGCGAATACGGCGGCGATGCGGTTCAGCAACTCTTCGCCAACCAGCTCGACTGGGACGCCCATCCTTATTTCCAATCCATTCGCGGCCTCGAGGTTTCCTCGCATTTCTATGTGCGGCGCAACGGCGAGCTGTGGCAGTTCGTGAGTTGCGACGACCGGGCCTGGCATGCCGGCGTGTCGTCGTGGCGCGGCCGCGAGAACTGCAACGACGACTCGATCGGTATCGAGCTCGAGGGCCTGGAAGGCGAGCCCTTCGAAGAGCCCCAATACGAAACGCTGGCCAGTCTTTGTCCCGCGATTGCGCAGCACTACGCCATCGCGTACATCGCAGGCCACGAGCACATTGCGCCGGGCCGCAAACAGGATCCGGGCCCGGGCTTCGACTGGCACTTGCTGCGCGGGCAACTCGGCTGGAGTGCGCGGATGTTCCCCGGGCAGGTGCTGCAGCGCTAA